From the Desulfovibrio sp. Huiquan2017 genome, one window contains:
- a CDS encoding tetratricopeptide repeat protein, producing the protein MKIKKASIFTILLILLSLSALAGCASRTDVEAMQSDRQQDLNRIRQLEAELAESKQQLKAEIEKSNDPLREKSADMWAEIQSLRTELAKMRGEVDNLNIRMDRQVGGTDSAVTVDALAKRLSEVEFAMENELQVDLPKIRTERDAATAAATSATATASATAPADAPEDAAAAQTAGTTQAAPQAQADTDPAKALYDKAYALYKEGNFERARSYWAEFTDTFKGHAFTPSAVFWQGQCYYMLKDYARAVILYEDVIEKYQKSSKYKAALLRSGYSWEHLGKPELAKMRFTEIIKKFPKSVEATQAKRSLDKMK; encoded by the coding sequence TGGAGGCCATGCAGTCCGACCGGCAGCAGGACCTCAACCGCATTCGTCAGCTTGAGGCCGAACTGGCCGAATCCAAGCAACAGCTCAAGGCGGAGATCGAAAAATCCAACGATCCTCTGCGTGAAAAATCCGCTGACATGTGGGCCGAAATCCAGTCCCTGCGCACCGAACTCGCCAAAATGCGCGGCGAGGTGGACAATCTGAACATCCGCATGGACCGCCAGGTGGGCGGAACCGACTCCGCCGTGACCGTGGACGCCCTGGCCAAACGGTTGTCCGAAGTGGAGTTCGCCATGGAAAATGAACTTCAAGTGGATCTGCCCAAAATCCGCACGGAGCGCGACGCCGCCACGGCCGCCGCAACCTCGGCAACCGCAACGGCGTCGGCCACGGCCCCGGCCGATGCGCCGGAAGATGCGGCCGCCGCCCAGACCGCCGGGACCACCCAGGCCGCGCCCCAGGCGCAGGCGGACACCGATCCGGCCAAGGCTCTCTACGACAAGGCCTACGCGTTGTACAAGGAAGGCAACTTTGAACGCGCCCGCTCCTACTGGGCCGAGTTCACCGACACGTTCAAGGGCCACGCCTTCACGCCCAGCGCGGTCTTCTGGCAGGGCCAGTGCTATTACATGCTCAAAGACTACGCCCGGGCCGTCATCCTCTATGAGGACGTCATCGAAAAGTACCAGAAGAGCTCAAAGTACAAGGCCGCCCTGCTGCGCTCCGGCTATTCCTGGGAACATCTGGGCAAACCCGAGCTGGCCAAGATGCGTTTTACGGAAATCATCAAGAAATTCCCCAAGTCCGTAGAGGCTACCCAGGCCAAACGGTCTCTGGATAAAATGAAATAA
- a CDS encoding NIL domain-containing protein — MQEVKNGLRKIVYLSFPPEVSGRPVVCNLLRKFDLSFNILKADISPRHEGTMTLEVSGREGEFHKGIGYLKENGVRITPVAHKIFRDEDTCIHCGVCTAMCPTDALTLNRETLKIVFDVDRCSACGMCTRVCPVKCMTLDLDENGRP; from the coding sequence ATGCAAGAAGTCAAAAATGGTCTCAGGAAAATCGTCTATCTCTCCTTCCCCCCGGAGGTCTCCGGCAGGCCCGTGGTCTGCAACCTGCTGCGCAAGTTCGACCTGAGCTTCAACATCCTCAAGGCGGACATCTCCCCGCGTCACGAAGGAACCATGACCCTCGAAGTCTCGGGCCGGGAGGGCGAGTTTCACAAGGGCATCGGCTACCTCAAGGAAAACGGCGTGCGCATCACCCCTGTGGCGCACAAGATATTCCGCGACGAGGACACCTGCATCCACTGCGGAGTCTGCACGGCCATGTGTCCCACCGACGCCCTGACCCTGAACCGCGAGACCCTCAAAATCGTTTTCGACGTGGACAGATGTTCGGCCTGCGGCATGTGCACCCGCGTCTGTCCGGTCAAGTGTATGACGCTCGACCTGGACGAAAACGGCAGGCCCTAA